TGATATGCCTACCTATATGTGTTCCATCCCAAATGAAGTATACACCATTGAAAAACTACTATTAGCAAGCACCGTTATATAACATGGAGAGACTTTGTGTGGACGGTGACCTCATTGATTTTGAGATAGAATGCATTTGAAATCTAATGACCTGAGGAGACTATACCACTCACAAGCTAATCACTTCAGATGAACAGCTCTAGAATAATGGAACTCCACGATATGCGCTCGAGAGCCATCACCCGGTAGAGGTTGTGAAGTAGATAGACCATGCCAGAGCATTGAGAGGAAACATCAACCCAGTAAGCTCAGTTCACCAAAACATAGCGATACCGAGCCTTACCCTGGTCCATATCGAGAATGGCCTGATTTGCTTCTTTCATTGGTCGTTCTTCAGTCCACGGCTCGACATTCTTCTCCGCTGCCAGCGCAAACATCTCACGCAATTCATTGGGGTTCCCAATTTTCGAACCACAAAACCTAAGACCCGAGCCAATCAACGCCCCTGCAGGGAATGTGAAAGGGCCATCCTCCGGATTTCCCACTTGCACAAAAGTACCATTAGGTCTCAAAAGTTTCAAGTAGTCTGTAATCGGAAACGTGTTGGACGAAACAGTCGAAACGATGATATCCAAGGAACCTGAGTGCTGGGTCACCCAGCCTGCATCTTCAGACGTCGCAATGTAAGTGTCGGCTCCCAATTTCAGTGCATCATCGCGCTTTGAAGCCTTGCGTGAGAAGGCAGAGACCCAATCTGCGCCCAATGCTTTTGCAAACAAGATACCGAAATGCCCCAGCCCCCCGACTCCTATAATACCAATCTTCTTTCCTGGTCCACAACCATACTGCTTAAGTGGTGCATAAACTGTTGCCCCAGCACACAGCATcggggcagcagcagcagaagaaatcTTTTCCGGGATCTTGACTGCGAAGTGGGCAGGGACCCGATTGTACAGCGAATATCCGCCATAGGACATGGTCCCGTCAAGATAACGACCTGCATATGTACCTGTCCACAACTTGGTACAGTATTTCTCATTTCCAGTACTGCATTCAACACAATGGCCGTCCACACGACCGCGGCATGAATCGCTCTGGGGGCCGACACCCACTCGGTCGCCGATTTGAAGTCCTTTCACTTGCGATCCGACTCGAACGACAGTGCCCACAATTTCGTGGCCAACACAACACGGGTATGGAGTTGGACGCTATCCGAGTACGTGAGCAGACTATCCCGGAATTATGGCCATGTAGCGTAACTTACCCATCCGCTTCGCAACACACAAATATCGGAAGCGCAGACACCGCAGTGAGTGATGCGAATTTCCAAGTCCGATTCTTCCCACGTCTTTGGCTCGAAGGATTGCCAAACCATTTGGCCCCGAGCTGATTCTTTGTCGAGGCCCATCCATTTCTCAAACATTGGGGTTGATTCAGACATCACGGACGATAAGACAAGGGTAGGTGTAAGGAAGTTTTCCACGCATCTAAGCTACAGGCGAGACAGCTACTTTATGTTATAATCACTATGCATCCAAGTCATTAGGTTGACATCAGCTCGACACGGGTTCAActtgtcatcgtcatcgtgcTCTGATCCTTATTGCCGACCCGGTCAGCGGTTTCCAATCCACTGATGCCTACTCAGGCTAGCGCGTCATCGAACGATCTCCAAGTGGAATGGGCCCCTCAGAACACTAAAAGGCTTCGATTTTATCGCCACAAATGAGCTAACGTATAGAATAGTAATCCAGAAAGCTTGCTGGTGGGCCAAGAAATCATGGAGCATTATCTGAATTTGCCAAGTTTAATTGACGCAGAGATTGTACACTTGTCGACGGGCGTGGAGCATGCGGATGATTAGCCGACCTCCCGGATTATTTAGCGCCAATCAAGCATGCAGGGCTGCCTGCTTGAATACTTACGAGGGTAATGTATGATAAACCCACTATTGCTGCGAGAATTGACCACCAAGTTCGATTTCGGAGTTAAATGTGTCAGTCACAGTTTTTCACTCTAAAATCTTTTTAGGGGCAGAGCCAATTATTGCTCTAGCTTCTATACTAGTTGCTATATTAGCAACTGCCTCCGGACGACTGGATACGGAGCTGGCTTCGCACGTGCCGACCGAATCTTCTCGATCATCCTGTCTATAACTTACAGTATCCGTAGCCTCCCGGGCGTGGTAATGATCCTTTGGTCCATCATAATAATGCGGCGTCCTTCGCAAATTAGTGGGTtcggcggaagaagaacttTGCAGGCCAGTGCCACACACCTGACTTGACAATCGGGTTGGGTAATGCTAGCTGTACAGACGGTGGGCATGATACCAAAGCTAATACCCGAAGCAACAACGAATATGAGGGAGATATCATATTTTGCGCATACTGGGTCCAAACTgccccaacaacaacttgGTACACATACTTGAAAAAGGTTAGATCCTGCTCCGAATTCATGGAAACCGAACTTTACATACTGTCCgagaaattattttttaaggTTAGGAAGACGAAATTCAAACCCCAATCCGCAAAAATTGGCGTTGTAAAATATCTTGGCATACCCTTCCATAACGGGCTAGATATGTAAGCGCTATTCCTCGCTAGTAGTAATACGGCTGCGGTTCAGTCTTTTAAGATTTCAGTGGCCTTAACCTTTTACAGTTAGTAAGGTAAGCGCTGTTGGGGTGTTTAGTGGGTCTTCGGACCCACTTTGTTCCGGCCCTGGCGGCAGGGGCGCCTTCCTCACCTCCGGGAGAGCCACCCCCTCGACTTCACCATCCTACCTCGTTCCACTGCATGTTCCTAGTTGTTTACTACCCCAATTGAACCATTCGAATCGACCATTTCTTTGGTCCATAAGCTGCATACCTGCTTTACCGTTAGTACGTTATTCAGCGCCGGGCCATAGTGACCGATGCGGCCAGTCTGAATTTGCAGGTCGATATGGAGGTGAGGGGGTCAGCGTAATACAGTGACATTCCACTGATTTTCGCACACCCCAGCCCATACCTCCCATAATATTTTCCTACCCCCTGATATGGCTTACGATAGGCTAGATTAAGCAGGTCAGGATGAGACTGTAATTCCGCCCCAAATAATGAACTTAGATAGTCCTATGAGCGTAGAACCTCCTTGTTACATGTTCTCTGTCTACCTAGGGCTACGATTGTCATTTTTCCACTCATGAGATAGCTTTTTTGAGGGCAGGATATTATGTACTCatagggggaaggggggccTGGGGTGCGAAATTCAGTGGAACCTAACTGTACCGACCACCAAATATCGCATGCGAAGCGTCACATTACCCAGTAGTTGCAGCGCCCGACTCAAATTTTCGCAAAGAGCTTCCAAGACGATTGACTCATACGACTAATCGCTATCGCGAAGCCACCAGCCAGTGTCAAGACACCGCTGTAAACCCAAACCATATTTGCACCATGGGAGTCAAGAATAGAGCCGGCGATTGGGGTTCCAATCAACAAGGCAATACCCAAAAGAGTGAAACACAT
The window above is part of the Aspergillus luchuensis IFO 4308 DNA, chromosome 8, nearly complete sequence genome. Proteins encoded here:
- a CDS encoding NAD(P)-dependent alcohol dehydrogenase (COG:Q;~EggNog:ENOG410PJ3Q;~InterPro:IPR013154,IPR013149,IPR002328,IPR036291, IPR011032,IPR029752,IPR020843;~PFAM:PF00107,PF08240,PF13602;~go_function: GO:0008270 - zinc ion binding [Evidence IEA];~go_function: GO:0016491 - oxidoreductase activity [Evidence IEA];~go_process: GO:0055114 - oxidation-reduction process [Evidence IEA]) codes for the protein MSESTPMFEKWMGLDKESARGQMVWQSFEPKTWEESDLEIRITHCGVCASDICVLRSGWRPTPYPCCVGHEIVGTVVRVGSQVKGLQIGDRVGVGPQSDSCRGRVDGHCVECSTGNEKYCTKLWTGTYAGRYLDGTMSYGGYSLYNRVPAHFAVKIPEKISSAAAAPMLCAGATVYAPLKQYGCGPGKKIGIIGVGGLGHFGILFAKALGADWVSAFSRKASKRDDALKLGADTYIATSEDAGWVTQHSGSLDIIVSTVSSNTFPITDYLKLLRPNGTFVQVGNPEDGPFTFPAGALIGSGLRFCGSKIGNPNELREMFALAAEKNVEPWTEERPMKEANQAILDMDQGKARYRYVLVN